A part of Antechinus flavipes isolate AdamAnt ecotype Samford, QLD, Australia chromosome 6, AdamAnt_v2, whole genome shotgun sequence genomic DNA contains:
- the LOC127541103 gene encoding transcription and mRNA export factor ENY2-like has protein sequence MDTDAQMTAMIVQKLIETGEGARLQELLRAKLFECGWKDQLKAHCQDVIKEKGVRHVTAAELAAEVTPRARALVPDSVKEELLQRISTFLDRHASL, from the coding sequence ATGGACACAGATGCACAGATGACAGCAATGATTGTCCAGAAACTGATAGAAACTGGTGAAGGAGCACGACTTCAAGAGTTGCTAAGAGCGAAATTATTCGAATGTGGTTGGAAAGATCAATTGAAAGCTCATTGTCAAGATGTGATTAAAGAAAAAGGGGTAAGACACGTTACTGCTGCCGAGTTGGCAGCAGAGGTCACTCCCAGAGCCAGAGCGCTTGTACCCGACAGTGTGAAGGAGGAACTCTTACAAAGAATAAGCACTTTCCTTGACCGGCATGCCAGCCTTTAA